A window of the Verrucomicrobiota bacterium genome harbors these coding sequences:
- a CDS encoding prepilin-type N-terminal cleavage/methylation domain-containing protein — MRTRRISRAGRLLTPTAIWKSGFTLIELLVVIAIIAILAGMLLPALQRAKAKVNSIKCRSNVRQLGLQLTLYVNDYSTYPSNPYVLTNLVGTSAGLMRYTGGMAQGHEEQGIKRCPTRVYPPSTGGPAVSVSGFTSYGYNGYGYIGSEAPPLRKSLGLGGGANGSEYRSLRENEVRVPADMIALGDNFALLPRSSRSDFPVDTVMESSGGLNRQESSGARGVGVVHAVTQAAARHQSKGNVAFCDGHIEPLTFRRLFLDRDDASLRRWNRDNEPHR; from the coding sequence ATGCGAACACGGCGGATTTCGCGTGCTGGACGACTGTTAACTCCGACGGCCATCTGGAAATCTGGTTTCACCCTGATCGAGCTGCTCGTCGTTATTGCGATTATCGCCATCTTAGCCGGGATGCTCTTGCCTGCACTGCAACGAGCCAAAGCAAAGGTTAATTCGATCAAATGCAGAAGCAATGTGCGCCAATTGGGTCTCCAATTGACTCTATATGTTAACGACTACAGCACATATCCCTCGAATCCTTACGTGTTGACAAATCTGGTTGGGACATCCGCTGGACTAATGAGATACACTGGTGGAATGGCCCAAGGACACGAAGAGCAAGGCATAAAGCGGTGCCCGACTCGTGTTTATCCTCCCAGCACAGGTGGTCCAGCAGTGTCCGTCAGCGGTTTCACCTCCTATGGTTACAATGGTTACGGCTACATTGGCTCCGAAGCTCCGCCTTTGCGCAAGAGCCTTGGCCTCGGAGGAGGAGCGAACGGAAGCGAGTACCGTTCCTTGAGAGAAAACGAGGTGCGCGTTCCGGCCGACATGATAGCCCTTGGGGATAACTTCGCCCTCTTGCCGAGATCTAGTCGCAGCGATTTCCCCGTGGATACGGTGATGGAGTCCTCTGGTGGGTTGAATCGACAGGAATCATCCGGAGCTCGCGGTGTTGGCGTCGTGCATGCGGTCACACAAGCCGCGGCGCGGCATCAGAGCAAGGGCAACGTTGCGTTTTGCGACGGCCACATCGAGCCCTTAACGTTCCGGAGGCTGTTTTTGGATCGCGACGACGCGTCCCTTCGCCGATGGAATAGGGATAACGAACCGCACCGATAG
- a CDS encoding nucleotidyl transferase AbiEii/AbiGii toxin family protein has product MDEPLFSKVIEQALALQARLPELRLIVIGGTAAAVHCDHRFSLDVDCVSPSLAERFEDAAQNLESWDGWTTLRRNPPNFILGQRCGIELGVRQSRRDVPIQTACVQGLSVPTVREMIRIKAFLMTERRATRDYVDFVALASKLDQDSTLNALGYLNCTYGVGAGGQTPATRFAEACEIQPLDLPAVPLGSYRGLRSPYTHWSFDAEICRRFGRLLIKRELNHQLPGALDAGFFES; this is encoded by the coding sequence GTGGATGAGCCGCTGTTTTCTAAAGTCATCGAGCAAGCGCTGGCGCTGCAAGCACGGCTCCCGGAACTGAGGCTGATCGTCATCGGCGGAACCGCCGCCGCCGTGCATTGCGATCATCGGTTTTCGCTGGACGTGGATTGCGTCAGTCCATCGCTTGCGGAGCGTTTCGAGGACGCGGCGCAAAACCTCGAGTCCTGGGACGGTTGGACGACACTGCGCAGGAACCCTCCGAATTTCATTCTGGGCCAACGCTGCGGCATCGAGCTCGGCGTGCGCCAGAGCCGGCGCGACGTGCCGATCCAAACCGCCTGCGTCCAGGGCCTGTCCGTCCCGACCGTCCGGGAGATGATTCGGATCAAAGCGTTCTTGATGACGGAGCGCCGCGCCACGCGCGATTACGTGGATTTCGTCGCGCTGGCCTCGAAGCTGGATCAAGATTCCACGTTGAATGCGCTCGGGTATTTGAATTGCACTTACGGCGTCGGCGCCGGAGGACAAACGCCTGCGACCCGTTTCGCCGAGGCTTGCGAGATTCAGCCGCTGGATTTGCCGGCGGTGCCGTTGGGATCGTATCGCGGTCTGCGCTCGCCGTACACGCATTGGAGTTTCGACGCCGAGATTTGCCGGCGTTTCGGGCGGCTCTTGATCAAACGCGAACTGAACCATCAACTTCCCGGTGCGTTGGACGCGGGGTTTTTTGAATCATGA
- a CDS encoding flagellin codes for MPLVINTNVSATHSARLLDVSAARLAKSLARLSSGSRLVSPEDDAAGLAQSIKFDAQINRNVAANSNIQNAVSFSQTQDGFLQKVQKSLDRMSELSVLAQDATKTNSDLSNYQSEFTQLQSYVSDITGKQFNGVSLFDASGLSITLDSDAVTFGVNAANLTGATSTGVLNAYSGISISTSTAAYSALNQIKTAIQALANMRALVGANIQRLNLTSEQLTILNQNLSAANSRIKDVDVADESTEFAKQNILVQSGTAMLAQANAVPIAALQLLG; via the coding sequence ATGCCTCTCGTGATCAACACAAATGTGTCCGCAACGCATTCTGCGCGTTTGCTGGACGTATCGGCGGCGCGGCTCGCCAAGTCGCTCGCGCGGCTCTCTTCCGGATCACGCCTGGTTTCCCCCGAAGATGACGCCGCGGGCCTGGCTCAATCCATCAAATTCGACGCGCAGATCAACCGCAACGTCGCCGCGAACAGCAACATTCAGAACGCGGTCTCGTTCAGCCAGACCCAGGACGGGTTCCTCCAGAAAGTTCAGAAATCCCTGGATAGGATGAGCGAATTGTCGGTCCTGGCCCAAGACGCCACCAAGACCAACTCCGATCTCTCCAACTACCAGTCTGAATTCACGCAGTTGCAGAGTTACGTCAGCGACATCACGGGCAAGCAGTTTAACGGCGTGAGCTTGTTTGACGCTTCGGGGCTGAGCATCACCCTCGACAGCGACGCGGTGACCTTCGGCGTGAACGCCGCCAATCTGACCGGAGCGACCTCCACCGGGGTGCTCAACGCTTACAGCGGCATTTCGATCTCGACTTCGACGGCAGCGTACTCGGCCTTGAACCAAATCAAGACCGCCATCCAGGCGTTGGCGAACATGCGGGCGTTGGTGGGTGCAAATATCCAGCGGTTGAATCTGACCAGCGAGCAATTGACCATTCTGAATCAGAACTTGTCCGCCGCGAACAGCCGGATCAAGGACGTCGACGTAGCGGATGAGAGCACGGAGTTTGCGAAACAGAACATTCTGGTGCAATCCGGCACCGCTATGCTCGCCCAGGCCAACGCCGTCCCCATCGCCGCCCTGCAATTGCTCGGATAA